In Magnetococcales bacterium, one genomic interval encodes:
- a CDS encoding flagellin, protein MAITIQNSASQGLIHSTSQVQKSLNETFQKLSTGLKVDQAQDNAALLAIADRFSTQVRGYNQAIQNANDGVSMVQVADAGLAQIQDGQVRLQELAIQSANATLNDSDRQALQTEANQIQEQIDSIIADTNFNGIDVLASNTPVNLQTGTGEGDVTSINFQDFSNAFTSVDISTQAGAQNAISSLETDMETVSQARSELGAVQSGLESTLNNLGSTVEALTAAKSRVEDADMAQAMLDKTSQDIRSQANIALLVQANQASERVMDLL, encoded by the coding sequence ATGGCCATTACCATTCAAAATTCTGCAAGCCAGGGGCTCATTCATTCCACCAGCCAGGTGCAAAAATCCCTGAATGAGACCTTCCAAAAGCTCTCCACCGGTCTCAAGGTAGATCAAGCCCAGGACAATGCGGCTCTGCTCGCCATCGCCGACCGTTTTTCCACCCAGGTGCGGGGCTACAATCAAGCCATCCAAAATGCCAACGACGGCGTCTCCATGGTCCAGGTGGCCGATGCCGGGCTTGCCCAAATCCAGGATGGTCAGGTACGCCTTCAGGAGTTGGCCATTCAGTCGGCCAACGCCACCCTGAATGACAGCGACCGCCAAGCGCTCCAGACCGAAGCCAATCAGATCCAGGAACAGATCGATTCCATCATCGCCGATACCAACTTTAATGGCATCGACGTACTGGCTTCCAATACCCCTGTCAATCTCCAGACAGGCACCGGGGAAGGGGATGTGACCTCCATCAACTTCCAGGATTTCAGCAATGCCTTCACTTCGGTAGATATTTCCACCCAGGCTGGGGCACAAAATGCCATCTCCTCTCTGGAAACCGACATGGAGACCGTCTCCCAGGCGCGATCCGAATTGGGCGCGGTGCAGTCGGGATTGGAATCAACCCTGAATAACCTGGGCAGCACCGTTGAAGCCCTGACCGCCGCCAAATCCCGGGTGGAAGATGCCGATATGGCCCAGGCGATGTTGGATAAAACCAGCCAGGATATTCGCTCCCAAGCCAATATTGCCCTGCTGGTCCAGGCCAACCAAGCTTCCGAACGGGTGATGGATCTGCTCTAA
- a CDS encoding GNAT family N-acetyltransferase: MEKNFFLKAFQGTTLTFILPASDHLENRSLQKFTLGLQELASAGVHGLILFQDVGQAAQRLKSGLSGLMASDSWLHQECEGPALFGALWESRRPFLGMGLREADYSEFLSAVSRRIAPLRLSRLLVMDPEGGLKEAPGRQVISYVNARQLSPLVEEAPQNRRGLLLAFIQNLLTHGAGGISLCRLEDVSRELFTFEGCGTFFSKHHYCRVRRLGFDDFSEMAAIMQRGEVAGYLLPRNQSEMLDVLTGGYGAFFGDDHLAGVCGLLTAPYADVNVGELVSLITLGRFQGEGVGRQLVFRIKRDGRRRGLKTLFACTRSPQVVDFFQSCGFRVLDPGSVPEQKWQGYDQERKLGLTCLGVDLSWD, from the coding sequence TTGGAAAAAAACTTTTTTTTGAAGGCGTTTCAGGGAACCACCCTGACTTTCATCTTGCCTGCCTCCGACCATCTTGAAAACCGCTCCTTGCAAAAATTTACCCTTGGACTTCAAGAGCTTGCATCTGCGGGGGTGCATGGGCTGATTCTTTTTCAGGATGTGGGGCAAGCGGCTCAACGCCTGAAATCAGGGCTCTCCGGTTTGATGGCTTCCGACAGCTGGTTGCACCAGGAGTGCGAGGGGCCTGCTCTGTTTGGGGCGTTGTGGGAAAGCCGCCGTCCTTTTTTGGGAATGGGGCTTCGGGAGGCTGATTACAGTGAATTTTTGTCAGCTGTTTCTCGTCGTATTGCCCCCTTGCGTCTCTCCCGTCTGTTGGTCATGGATCCCGAAGGGGGGCTCAAAGAGGCGCCGGGGCGGCAGGTGATCAGTTATGTGAATGCCCGCCAACTCTCCCCCCTGGTCGAGGAGGCCCCCCAAAACCGTCGGGGGCTGCTTCTGGCTTTTATTCAAAATTTACTGACCCACGGGGCGGGGGGGATCAGTCTCTGTCGGTTGGAGGATGTTTCCCGGGAGCTTTTTACATTTGAAGGGTGTGGAACGTTTTTTTCAAAACACCATTATTGCCGGGTGCGGCGGTTGGGGTTTGACGATTTCAGCGAGATGGCGGCGATTATGCAACGGGGTGAGGTGGCGGGATATTTGCTTCCCCGTAACCAGAGTGAAATGCTGGACGTGCTGACTGGGGGGTATGGCGCTTTTTTTGGTGACGACCATTTGGCGGGTGTGTGTGGTCTGTTGACCGCGCCTTATGCAGACGTCAACGTAGGTGAATTGGTTTCGTTGATCACCCTGGGGCGTTTTCAGGGGGAGGGGGTGGGTCGGCAGTTGGTTTTTCGGATCAAACGGGATGGTCGGCGCAGGGGATTGAAGACTCTTTTTGCCTGCACCCGATCCCCTCAGGTGGTCGATTTTTTTCAGAGCTGTGGCTTTCGTGTCCTGGATCCAGGCTCAGTTCCGGAACAAAAATGGCAGGGTTATGATCAGGAGCGCAAGTTGGGATTGACCTGTCTTGGGGTTGACCTGTCTTGGGATTGA
- a CDS encoding hemerythrin family protein has translation MTSRTGGSPDDTCLLKDVGVAEFNKQHLRLASYVVEYAQVVEKLDGGAPEVADWRHLQALVGRMKRFVVEHFDHEEKMLTEHGYPGLEGQKKEHGKFKKQLASFAADIDDRNHKSLVKYSKVMWTWLFDHINRHDFQYRDFFIEKGVR, from the coding sequence ATGACCAGCCGTACTGGGGGTTCCCCCGATGATACCTGCTTGCTGAAGGATGTGGGTGTCGCCGAATTCAACAAACAACATCTGCGCTTGGCGAGCTATGTGGTGGAGTATGCCCAGGTGGTGGAAAAGCTGGATGGGGGGGCGCCAGAGGTGGCTGACTGGCGGCATTTGCAAGCGCTGGTGGGACGTATGAAGCGGTTTGTGGTAGAACATTTCGACCATGAGGAAAAGATGTTGACCGAGCATGGTTATCCCGGTCTGGAAGGGCAAAAAAAGGAGCATGGAAAGTTTAAAAAGCAGCTGGCTTCTTTTGCTGCAGACATCGATGATCGCAACCATAAATCCCTGGTCAAATACAGCAAAGTGATGTGGACGTGGCTTTTCGATCACATCAACCGCCATGACTTTCAATACCGCGATTTTTTCATTGAGAAGGGGGTTCGTTGA
- the thiO gene encoding glycine oxidase ThiO, with amino-acid sequence MEHIVIIGAGVMGCACGLRLLEAGFQVTLLERALPGAESSAAAAGILGAQSEVSGGGAFQELCLASRGLFREYARELEELTGISVGYEDSGVLEVALDPAEGRMTAGRAEWMTERGLEVEVLDRESARKLEPALSPDILGANFYPDDHQVDPVALSRALAAGVAKLGGIFKTGVRVRGILSQGDRVVGVETDEGPMAAERVVVAGGAWSSGLTGLPPLRTVVKPMSGQIIQVETRPPLFRHVVYGFNGYIVPRADGRVLMGSTLEDRGYDKAVTTEGLARVSQMALDLVPGLKNARLVDTWAGLRPATGDGEPILGEGPYQGLYFATGHFRNGILLTPITAQVICNLALGKAAGPNISNFSPVTVSNSGRSRPASRKWNQRKRKG; translated from the coding sequence TTGGAACACATTGTGATTATTGGTGCCGGGGTGATGGGGTGTGCCTGCGGCCTTCGCTTGCTGGAGGCGGGATTTCAGGTGACTCTATTGGAGCGGGCTTTGCCTGGGGCGGAGTCTTCAGCAGCAGCTGCGGGCATTTTGGGGGCGCAATCGGAGGTTTCCGGGGGAGGGGCCTTTCAGGAACTTTGTTTGGCCAGCAGAGGGCTTTTTCGGGAGTATGCCCGGGAGCTTGAAGAGTTGACCGGTATCTCTGTGGGGTATGAGGATTCCGGGGTGTTGGAGGTGGCTCTGGATCCGGCTGAGGGGCGCATGACGGCGGGGCGTGCGGAATGGATGACCGAGCGGGGGCTGGAAGTGGAGGTGCTTGATCGAGAATCTGCCCGCAAACTGGAGCCCGCCTTGAGTCCGGACATTCTCGGAGCCAACTTTTATCCGGACGATCATCAGGTGGATCCGGTGGCCCTTTCCCGAGCCTTGGCAGCAGGCGTGGCGAAACTGGGTGGTATTTTTAAAACCGGTGTGCGGGTGCGGGGTATTCTGTCCCAGGGGGATCGGGTGGTGGGGGTGGAGACCGACGAGGGCCCCATGGCTGCGGAACGGGTGGTGGTGGCTGGTGGCGCCTGGTCTTCAGGATTGACCGGGCTTCCCCCCTTGCGGACTGTGGTCAAGCCCATGTCCGGGCAGATTATCCAGGTGGAAACCCGCCCCCCGCTTTTTCGTCATGTGGTGTATGGCTTTAACGGCTATATCGTACCCCGGGCGGATGGTCGGGTGTTGATGGGCTCCACCCTGGAGGATCGGGGATATGACAAGGCGGTCACCACCGAAGGGCTTGCCCGGGTGAGTCAGATGGCGCTGGATCTGGTGCCAGGCCTTAAAAATGCGCGGCTTGTGGATACCTGGGCCGGGCTGCGGCCTGCTACGGGAGATGGGGAGCCGATTTTGGGTGAGGGGCCTTATCAGGGACTCTATTTTGCCACCGGTCATTTCCGCAATGGGATTTTGCTGACGCCGATCACGGCCCAGGTCATATGCAATTTGGCTTTGGGGAAAGCGGCTGGCCCGAATATTTCAAACTTTTCCCCCGTTACAGTGTCCAACAGCGGAAGAAGCCGACCTGCTTCCCGGAAATGGAATCAACGCAAAAGGAAAGGATAA